One genomic window of Bactrocera dorsalis isolate Fly_Bdor chromosome 4, ASM2337382v1, whole genome shotgun sequence includes the following:
- the LOC105222206 gene encoding putative uncharacterized protein DDB_G0271606 isoform X2, with amino-acid sequence MSEEHQQQQKQQQQQQQQHQRQQLLQQQQQQQQQKCSKDTAIPNSSSASCSPTNATSTATPRKSNIHEMCNQDFVSRLMAATPPYLYSTPVGANNFFFSDMLRSLVQARNNENARNLQLQQSMVLARRPRKRTWAHHRPYYEHLRERKEAEEKQQLLTQQQQQLNNNATVSAVGLEKPLELTNKPYFHLANKYRKLENESKDATDVKIVKCDTIGIPTPEVVAATAPNKNGNERGGAAEAVLQDTPPAASLPPQDLVLPPPPPVWYPPLYPPYGIDPLHFFIDLRVSGHIYDRKKENISPLTNVDDNNAATDSEATGSNCSNVNLLNKHRQGSAFTVPVPRCNDNKPAVVHALDAINLTSTAMASKFENYTKYYDLGEAKENQPLTKSSASYMLQQLPRLYSQFAARDLIASNVAAAVGGGNGNSFDNDNKSEPDCEDSDEHASVDNSPSLVGNNCERDIDVEIIDSIKYRTDGDNSRCSSADEASITQID; translated from the coding sequence ATGTCGGAGGAACATCAGCaacagcagaagcagcagcagcaacaacaacaacagcaccaacGTCAACAGCTtttgcagcaacagcagcagcaacagcaacaaaaatgctCAAAGGATACGGCAATACCCAACTCCTCCTCTGCGTCCTGCTCGCCCACAAATGCCACATCCACTGCGACACCGCGCAAGTCGAATATTCATGAGATGTGCAATCAAGACTTTGTTAGTCGACTGATGGCAGCCACGCCTCCCTACTTGTACTCAACGCCAGTGGGTgctaacaactttttttttagtgaCATGTTGCGCTCTTTGGTGCAGGCGCGCAACAACGAGAATGCGCGTAATCTACAGCTGCAGCAGTCGATGGTGTTGGCGCGAAGGCCGCGAAAACGAACTTGGGCGCATCATCGTCCTTACTATGAACATTTGCGAGAACGCAAAGAAGCGGAAGAGAAACAGCAACTCcttacgcaacaacaacaacagttgaaCAACAATGCTACCGTCTCCGCAGTAGGATTGGAGAAGCCACTTGAGCTTACAAATAAACCATATTTTCACTTAGCCAATAAGTATCGCAAATTAGAAAATGAATCCAAGGATGCAACAGATGTCAAGATTGTCAAGTGCGATACTATCGGTATTCCAACCCCCGAAGTTGTAGCTGCAACTGCTCCCAATAAGAATGGGAATGAAAGAGGTGGCGCGGCCGAAGCTGTGCTGCAGGACACTCCACCTGCAGCTTCTTTGCCACCACAGGATTTGGTTTTGCCACCACCGCCACCAGTTTGGTATCCACCACTCTACCCACCTTACGGCATCGATCCGCTGCACTTCTTCATTGATCTACGCGTCTCAGGTCATATTTACGACCGCAAAAAAGAGAATATATCGCCACTCACAAACGTCGACGACAACAATGCGGCCACCGATTCAGAGGCTACCGGTAGTAACTGCTCTAATGTTAATTTGTTGAACAAACACCGCCAGGGCTCTGCTTTCACTGTACCTGTGCCTCGTTGCAACGACAATAAACCTGCCGTTGTACATGCACTTGACGCGATCAATCTAACCTCAACCGCCATGGCTAGTAAGTTCGAAAACTATACCAAATACTATGATCTGGGTGAAGCCAAAGAAAACCAACCCTTGACTAAGAGCAGTGCCAGTTATATGTTACAACAGTTACCCCGACTTTATAGCCAGTTTGCAGCACGAGACCTGATCGCATCGAACGTAGCTGCAGCTGTTGGTggtggcaatggcaatagcttTGACAATGACAATAAATCCGAACCTGATTGTGAAGACTCCGATGAACATGCGTCTGTGGATAACAGTCCGAGTTTAGTTGGTAATAATTGTGAACGTGATATCGATGTTGAAATTATAGACTCCATTAAATATCGTACCGATGGCGACAACAGTCGCTGCTCGAGCGCAGATGAAGCATCCATCACACAAATTGATTAG